The following are encoded in a window of Manihot esculenta cultivar AM560-2 chromosome 8, M.esculenta_v8, whole genome shotgun sequence genomic DNA:
- the LOC110621022 gene encoding probable protein phosphatase 2C 38 has product MVKPCWRPRVDDDASGKVDGLLWYKDLGNHLYGEFSMAVIQANNSLEDQSQLESGPLSSDNSGPRGTFIGVYDGHAGTEASRFICHNLFSNFKAFVSEHQEVSENVLKKAFSATEEDFLSLVKQQWLKRPQIASAGSCCLVGVVCNGLLYIANAGDSRVVLGRAERGSRRVAAIQLSREHNANIESERNELRSLHPDDPQIVVLKHKVWRVKGIIQVSRSIGDAYLKKAEFNREPLQSKYRLAGHFHKPILSSEPSVLVHKLQPEDQFLVFASDGLWEHLSNQEAVDIVQNFPRNGIAKRLVKAALKEAAKKREMRYSDMEKIDKGVRRHFHDDITVMVVFIDSHIINTSYPTFSIRGGIPSPS; this is encoded by the exons ATGGTTAAACCCTGCTGGAGGCCTCGTGTCGACGATGATGCCAGTGGGAAGGTTGATGGATTGTTGTGGTACAAGGACTTGGggaaccatctttatggagagTTCTCAATGGCTGTAATTCAAGCCAACAATTCACTGGAAGATCAAAGCCAGCTTGAATCAGGGCCTTTGAGCTCTGACAATTCAGGTCCTCGGGGAACTTTTATCGGAGTATACGATGGACATGCAGGAACTGAAGCTTCAAGGTTTATATGTCACAATCTTTTCTCCAATTTCAAGG CATTTGTCTCTGAGCACCAGGAGGTATCAGAAAATGTCCTAAAGAAGGCTTTTTCAGCAACAGAAGAGGACTTCCTCTCTCTTGTGAAACAACAGTGGCTGAAGAGACCCCAGATAGCATCAGCGGGATCTTGTTGTTTAGTGGGAGTGGTGTGCAATGGACTGTTGTATATAGCAAATGCTGGAGACTCTCGGGTAGTCTTAGGGAGAGCAGAAAGAGGAAGCCGGAGAGTTGCAGCTATACAATTATCTAGGGAGCACAATGCAAATATAGAATCTGAGAGAAATGAACTTCGATCCTTACACCCTGATGATCCCCAGATTGTTGTCCTGAAGCACAAAGTATGGCGTGTCAAAGGCATCATACAG GTTTCAAGATCCATTGGGGATGCCTACCTTAAGAAGGCAGAGTTCAACAGAGAGCCTCTACAATCCAAGTATAGATTGGCTGGACATTTCCACAAGCCAATCCTTAGTTCGGAGCCATCAGTCTTAGTCCATAAACTCCAACCAGAAGATCAGTTCCTGGTGTTTGCTTCTGATGGCTTATGGGAGCATCTCAGCAACCAGGAGGCTGTCGATATTGTCCAAAATTTCCCTCGCAAT GGAATTGCCAAGAGACTGGTTAAAGCTGCACTCAAGGAAGCagcaaaaaaaagagaaatgagGTATTCAGATATGGAAAAAATTGATAAGGGGGTGAGGAGACATTTTCATGATGACATCACAGTTATGGTTGTGTTCATAGATTCCCACATCATAAATACAAGTTATCCAACATTCTCAATTCGTGGAGGAATTCCTAGCCCCAGCTAA
- the LOC110621023 gene encoding protein MODIFIER OF SNC1 11 isoform X2, whose protein sequence is MATDTENLTTTATPTLQDNPTKTLDATVPASAVPERLEDSTTISPSVASTDATKDGDSKSSKGTAVASRSGDTAPVSDTEKKIRRAERFGITVQLSEEEKRNSRAERFGTGVALKTSEEQKRKARAERFALPVTSDEEAKKKARLERFAPTSKTVVLEEGKRNSQELQPSPNSPKMNGKGNIEPAAIAGKAGGGS, encoded by the exons ATGGCAACCGATACAGAGAATCTCACTACCACCGCTACTCCTACTCTCCAAGATAACCCTACCAAAACCCTAGACGCGACAGTCCCTGCGTCCGCCGTGCCAGAGCGACTTGAGGATTCCACCACCATCTCCCCATCCGTTGCAAGTACGGACGCTACTAAGGACGGTGATTCGAAGAGCAGCAAGGGCACTGCTGTCGCATCGCGTTCAGGGGATACCGCTCCAGTATCTGACACCGAGAAGAAGATCCGCCGCGCTGAGCGCTTTGGAATTACTGTTCAGTTGTCTGAGGAAGAGAAACGCAATTCTCGAGCTGAAAG GTTTGGCACTGGGGTTGCATTAAAGACATCAGAGGAGCAGAAGAGGAAGGCTAGAGCAGAGAG GTTTGCACTTCCTGTGACTTCTGACGAGGAAGCAAAGAAAAAAGCTCGACTTGAAAGATTTGCACCAACTTCTAAAACAGTTGTGCTAGAAGAAGGGAAAAG AAATTCGCAAGAATTGCAACCTTCACCAAACTCTCCAAAAATGAATGGAAAAGGAAATATTGAGCCT GCAGCTATTGCAGGCAAGGCTGGTGGAGGGTCCTGA
- the LOC110621023 gene encoding protein MODIFIER OF SNC1 11 isoform X1 — MATDTENLTTTATPTLQDNPTKTLDATVPASAVPERLEDSTTISPSVASTDATKDGDSKSSKGTAVASRSGDTAPVSDTEKKIRRAERFGITVQLSEEEKRNSRAERFGTGVALKTSEEQKRKARAERFALPVTSDEEAKKKARLERFAPTSKTVVLEEGKRNSQELQPSPNSPKMNGKGNIEPKAAIAGKAGGGS, encoded by the exons ATGGCAACCGATACAGAGAATCTCACTACCACCGCTACTCCTACTCTCCAAGATAACCCTACCAAAACCCTAGACGCGACAGTCCCTGCGTCCGCCGTGCCAGAGCGACTTGAGGATTCCACCACCATCTCCCCATCCGTTGCAAGTACGGACGCTACTAAGGACGGTGATTCGAAGAGCAGCAAGGGCACTGCTGTCGCATCGCGTTCAGGGGATACCGCTCCAGTATCTGACACCGAGAAGAAGATCCGCCGCGCTGAGCGCTTTGGAATTACTGTTCAGTTGTCTGAGGAAGAGAAACGCAATTCTCGAGCTGAAAG GTTTGGCACTGGGGTTGCATTAAAGACATCAGAGGAGCAGAAGAGGAAGGCTAGAGCAGAGAG GTTTGCACTTCCTGTGACTTCTGACGAGGAAGCAAAGAAAAAAGCTCGACTTGAAAGATTTGCACCAACTTCTAAAACAGTTGTGCTAGAAGAAGGGAAAAG AAATTCGCAAGAATTGCAACCTTCACCAAACTCTCCAAAAATGAATGGAAAAGGAAATATTGAGCCT AAGGCAGCTATTGCAGGCAAGGCTGGTGGAGGGTCCTGA